The Paenibacillus sp. FSL H7-0357 nucleotide sequence ATTGGCCCGGAACAGCAGGGAGACGGCCAGACCCGTGAACATCAGCGGAATGGCCATCTCGATCACGTTGCCGATATGCCCTTTCGTGGATATAGGCTCCCATAAGAAAATGCCAATCGTCTTGAGCGGCTGGTCACTGACCAGCGAGATGATCATAAAGGCGATGACCAGGGCAATCAATATGACCGCTGTTGTCCGGATTGCCTCAAAATATTTGACTTTAAACATGGTTTTCGGCCCTCCTGGTGTGCTGCTTGTCCTGCCGGTTGATCCCCAGCATATATAGTCCGAGCTCCTCTTCGCTGACCTTAGAAGGCTCATCGAAACAGGCAACAATCTGACCTTCATACATCACGAGCAACTGATCACTCAGCTCCAGAATTTCATTCAAGTCCGCCGACACCAGCACAATGGCACAGCTGCCGGAACGCAGCTCCAGCAGCTTCTGGTGAATGAACTGGGCCGCGCCGATATCCACGCCCCGGGTCGGCTGCTCGGCAATCAGCAGCTCCGGCCCGGTCGAACATTCCCGCGCCACTACAACCTTCTGCATATTTCCTCCCGACAGCATGGCAATCGGCTGCTGCGGTCCTGAGCAGCGCACTTTGAACTCCTCCACCAGTGACGCGGCCAGGCTGGCAATTCTGGAGCCATGCAGAAGAGGGCCTTTATTCATATCCTTGGAGCGGTAACGGGTAGAGATCAGGTTATCGGAAATGCTGGCCTCCCCGGCTGAGCCCTGCCGCATCCGGTCCTCTGGAATATAAGAGACACCCAGTCCGCGAATGTCACGGATATCTGATTCACGGATCTCCGTCCCTTTCACCTTGACTGATCCGGTACACGACACTCCGCGAAGTCCGCCTGTCAGAGCCTCAATCAGCTGCGACTGCCCATTGCCTTCCACACCGGCAATTCCGACAATCTGCCCTGCGCGAACAGAGAAATTGACGTCCGACAGCAGCGCCTTGCCCTGACTGTCATGGACACCCAGGCTCTCTACCGAAAGCACGGAGTTCCCAAGAGCCACGTTGTCCTTGTCATATTTCAAGACCACATCCCGGCCCACCATCAGCCGTGAAATTTCCTGCTCCGTTACATCCTTCGTCTGAAAGACACCTTCGCTTCTGCCGCCGCGCATGATCGAAATCCGGTCGCAGATCGCTTTGACCTCCTTCAGCTTGTGTGAAATAAACACAATCGTATGACCCTGCTCCCTAAGCTGCTGCAGCTCATGGAACAGCTCTTCCGTTTCCTGCGGAGTCAGAACCGCTGTCGGCTCGTCCAGAATCAGGATTTTGGCACCGCGCACCAGTGCCTTCAGAATCTC carries:
- a CDS encoding ABC transporter ATP-binding protein, yielding MQNALLEMRGITKVYPNGVVANKDVHFSLREGEIHAIAGENGAGKSTLMKIMFGMEEPSEGEIYIRGEKMKLQSPQDAIDRGIGMVHQHFMLVPSFTVAENMVLGMEPRKGVSFNYNEAVRLTEETARKYNLAVNAKAKVEDLTVGMKQKVEILKALVRGAKILILDEPTAVLTPQETEELFHELQQLREQGHTIVFISHKLKEVKAICDRISIMRGGRSEGVFQTKDVTEQEISRLMVGRDVVLKYDKDNVALGNSVLSVESLGVHDSQGKALLSDVNFSVRAGQIVGIAGVEGNGQSQLIEALTGGLRGVSCTGSVKVKGTEIRESDIRDIRGLGVSYIPEDRMRQGSAGEASISDNLISTRYRSKDMNKGPLLHGSRIASLAASLVEEFKVRCSGPQQPIAMLSGGNMQKVVVARECSTGPELLIAEQPTRGVDIGAAQFIHQKLLELRSGSCAIVLVSADLNEILELSDQLLVMYEGQIVACFDEPSKVSEEELGLYMLGINRQDKQHTRRAENHV